From Corvus moneduloides isolate bCorMon1 chromosome 4, bCorMon1.pri, whole genome shotgun sequence, one genomic window encodes:
- the MRPS33 gene encoding 28S ribosomal protein S33, mitochondrial, which produces MSNVSSYALRMARLSAQIFGDVVRPTDSKSMKVVKLFSEQPLAKQEEVYNWYPPHNTYYALMKKLRFLGLYRDEHQDFKEEMRRLKKLRGKEKPKKGEGKRALKKK; this is translated from the exons ATGTCCAATGTTTCCAGCTATGCCCTTCGGATGGCCCGGCTGAGTGCCCAGATATTCGGTGATGTTGTCAGGCCAACTGACTCCAAATCCATGAAAGTGGTGAAGCTGTTCAGTGAGCAGCCCCTGGCCAAGCAGGAGGAGGTGTACAACTGGTACCCCCCTCACAACACCTACTACGCTCTCATGAAGAAACTCCGCTTCCTTGGGCTCTACAG GGATGAGCATCAGGACTTTAAGGAGGAGATGAGACGGTTGAAAAAGCTCCGtgggaaggaaaaaccaaagaagggggaaggaaagagagcTCTCAAGAAGAAATAG